Within the Tachysurus fulvidraco isolate hzauxx_2018 chromosome 3, HZAU_PFXX_2.0, whole genome shotgun sequence genome, the region ATAatgcttcctctctctctctctctctctctctctctctctctctctctctctctctctctctctctctctctcgctctctctctctctctctctctgtctctctgtctctctttctgccaAATTTAAACCCACTCCGCTGTTCCCAatcatgttttttccccttttctttaGGTATGTTTTAGTTCCAGATCTTCAAGAAGCTATCCCAGGATCCTGTGCAGAGGGCCATTCCGTCAGGCGTCACACCAAGGCAGCTCACTCGGTTATCGTGGCCTGACAATGTTCCTGTAGAAAGAAATCCAACATTTACATAGAATGACCGTAGCACAACCTTCCTCATAATATTTTCTCATGGCTCTGAGCTGTATCCTCTTTTTAAATCCAggtttccttcttcttcttcttgttctagTTCCCATTTTCCTAAAGGCATCTATCTCAGAgttccatgcacacacacacacacacatacacacacacacacatccctccctccctccctagGGGAAATTTAGCATAGCCATCCTTGTTTACACTAAGAACCACACAGACTGTATACTGGGTtgtagtgtattgtgttgtctgtttgcaGACAACACTAATCTTTAGTTTTGCACTGTTTGAACAAGgctgcacacatgcacattgtGATTTATGAGGTTAATTTGACTTTTTAGCCCATAGTTCTATATagtcttatgtagcaccagggtcctagaggaacattgtttcatctcactgtgtactgcatcagctatatgtttcaagtgacaataaaagtcTCTTTACTAATTtcacctactggcatgttttggTAGATGGGAGGAAACCTGCAAACCCtaagaacataaaaaaacaggcaggtacagggagaacatgcaaatcctatcttttgtgtttttcattctgtttccTAGATGCTTTCTGTGGATTGTGATCATGGATATTCTTCTGTGATCTGACCTGTTACATCAACACACAGCTTGGTCGCTTTCTACCAATTTGCGAAACCCTTGCCAAAAAGCCAGTTCAATCATGTCAGCCTCTTTCTTGTAATTCCTTCTTCCTTCCCTTGCTTCATTTCCTTGCTCTTTTATTtcctctcactcacccactctctcagTCTTCAGCATGTCCCAGATGTTGCAGGTGAAGTCGTCGTAACCAGCCAGCAGGAGGCGACCAGAAAGTGAGGGTGCGAGGGAGGTGACGCCGCTCATGAGGCTCGAGTCGCTGTAAGTGGTCAGCTCTTGATCACTGCGCAGATCATAGAGCTTGCAGGATGAGTCGTCTGAGCCAGTGATCACCGCATTACCATTGGGGAAAAACTACAGAGGGATGAAGAGGAGTTTGTATTTTAACATGTACTTGAAATTGAAGATAATTAAAATTTTGCGGgtatatgaatatatgtgtgtgtttgaaagaacaaagaaagaaagaaattcaccCCAATAGCATTTATGTCGCTCTCATGGCCGTAGAATGTCTGTTTGCACTGGCCTGCTCTTATGTCCCACAGTTTGGCTGTGTAGTCACATGATCCTGAAATAAAGTAATTCATATCTGGCGACAAAGCCAGTGACATGCAGTCACCAATGTGGCCAGCAAAAATCGTCTTCTGTTCCCCGGTCTCGATGTCCCAGAgacagctaaataaataaataaataaataaagaaagaaagaaagaaagaaagaaagataatatTTTTCTTCAATCCTGAACAAaatgattgttattattgttattgtattaaGTGCAGAAGAACAAGGTGCTCACGCGGTACAGTCTCCAGAGCAGGTGATGATCTCGGTGTCACTCAGGAAGCGACAGGAAGCCAAATAACCTGTCATATATAAGACAGGGGAATTAGTgaacacacagataacacacacattaattaattagttaataaatATCTTTCTTCCATTTGAAATGCATGGCACAATACAATTgcattagaaaataaaaatatatacctGGCCTTACATTACATATAATTGTAGCTCTAGTAACTTAACCATATAAAAAAGGTTTATCAAAATGATAAAGTCttattcaggtgtgtgtttaatggtTGCACCTGTATGTGCAGCCAGCTCACGTATGACCTTAATATTGCCATCTTTTGGCATCAGGTTGTAGATAGAGCACATGTTATCAAGGCCACCGCATGCCACCAGGTTTCCTGAGGGAGCGTATGCACACGTCATCACCCAAGAAGACTTGAGCGGGATAGCGTTCACCTGGAACATGGGCATGAGGCAAAGGTCAAAACATCTAAagtcaacttttttttatttattcctcttgGAACAGTGGGTTTGTCATTCTGTTTTTCATAAAACTTTCCAAGCTCCAAGcattttctgtatatttctaCTGAATTAGATGACCTTATGATTCATTGACAACATCAGAAAGAAACCTGGAAAGTTTCCACTctaaaaaccttaaaaatattttaagatttttttttacacgtatacactaataaatgtgtttgattcattcatttttttaagtatcttttttaactgtaaatctgtaaaaccgtacaaatttattttacttttcgtTCTTTAGAATTaatcatttacttaaaaaatatatattgtcaGCAAAGTACCAggaaattatattatatttctaaGCTGCCATGTGAACATCagtgtaaaaatgtgtaaaaggaTATGGAATTTTTTGATATGCAAATTAGTATGTTTGTAATGatcttttaaaagaaatttgCAATTCAAAAATACAGCATtgctatttacttttttaaccaTGTTTTATTCTGATATGGAGAAAGCAGGGTGTGGTACATGAGCTGTAACAACTAATTCCCTTCATTCAAAACAGCTTTCAGCCTGGGATTTAAAAAGACCATACATCATAAATTAATCATTTGTAATCATGTGCTGAGTACCTTGTTGGTGCTGTAGGTGTCCCATACAATCATTTTACCATCCTGAGATGCACTCACACAGAgtctgacagacaaacacagagaaacataGAAACCAGGGTTGGAGAAAATGTAAGAGTGAGTTAAAATGCCTACTCACTGATCCACCACTGACCCATTACTGTtaatttgcatatatatatatatatatacatatatatatatatatttatatatatatatatatttatatatatatgtgtgtgtgtgtgtgtgtgtgtgtgtgtgtgtgtgtgtgtgtgtgtgtgtgtgtacatacttTGAATCTGAGCCCCATTGCATGGCATAGATCTTGGACAGATGTCCTCTCAATGTCTTTTTGGATTTGAGCTGAACCTTTGACAGTGATGCTGTGCTTGAGACGCTATCCTGCAGCGTGGAGTCCTGCACTGATTTACGTGCCGCCTGTGGAGGTCACGGGTCAGAGAACATGTTCAAGGTGAtaaactgatgttaaataaagGCACTCCTGTTGACTAACTATCCAAAaactaaaatgtaaacaaaaacaaaagtaattttgaaaaaaataaaatcaatcttTCCTGATGTAACCTACGAGAACGAAATCCTTACATATAGATGTGCAATTATTAGTGGAGCTCAAAGGCACAATGATGGCTGCTTGGCCAGTCTAGGATTTGACCTTCAATCACAACCTTCCTGTGCTAGGAAATAACACAGAACCATAACCACTGCTGCTATAAAGTGCCAAGTcatgattaaaaaatgtttctattaaTTGTATGAGGTGTATTTTtgaaacaaaaaagtttaatgtcaaaataaatcccttgtggaatgtgtgtgtgtgtgtgtgtgtgtgtgtgtgtgtgtgtgtggtgttagatTGTATAGTTCACACTAGAGATACTAACAGCAATCTGGTCCTTGAGGTTCTCCACCTCCTTCCGAAGTTGAGCCAATTCACCCATGACAACAGTTGTCAGGCACAACCAATCGACAGAGATGAACAGGAAGTGAGATCAGGTGAGCGAAGTGACTTCTGGAAGGCAATggacaaatgtaaataaataaaataaaatgaaatttaaatttaaaaaatccctTTCATTTCAATGAATGTTTCTATAGTGTCCCTCTATAGTCCTCACTTCTATAGAAAGGTCACATTTAATTCAAACCAAAACACATCCTCCCTGCCTTAGAGGCCATTTGCAATTCAAACTCTTCCCGAACTGGTTTGCAAATAGTCACAAATAAGGatgcacgcaaacacacactgattcaaCCACATGTcctttaaacaataataaaaataataacaattaaacCTATACACACAATGCAGTCATAAGAAGTACTGTTGGGtttgatcttttttctttcttttagccCACATAGTAAACAAAGTGTCTCATTCATTTATATCTCTAAACATTTCAGTGTTTACTGTGGATTTCAGtttacacatcacacattcGTAACGTAATCCGTATAAGGCTAcacaataaatagaaataatcatTCTATTCACTCAGGAGGAAagtcgtttatttatttaagcatttaaaattCTTTTGTAATAAGAATTTGCGTTACATTCCTGCAGCATCTTAGTATGAACTTAAATGTTCAGAAAGAAGACAAACAACACAGCTAACATAACACTCAGTTCAATAGTACAATTAAATCATACCTTATAATGCGAGGTCACTTTTTCTGCTTTTGCCGTTTAGATGTGTTAGTGTCTCTAGCCAGCTCTTATGACCAAATGAGTTTGCCTAAAATTTGTTTGAGGAAGGGGAGTGGGAGAAGGTGCAGGCAGGGTTAGAGGGAGGGAACTGCTCTGGCATGGACATTAGTCAAATGGGGtcgttttacattttttttaagcaggGGACATATAGTattttgtgtgagtttgtgctCTTTAGTGTTGATCAGATTATTCTAATAAAAGAGTGGAGTTTTCAATATGTTGTGCAGCGTAGGGAGTCCAGGAGACCCAGGATGGGACCATGCTAGTAAAGGggtggagagatggagagatgagggGTATTggacaacagagagagagagagagagagagagagagagagagagagagagagagagagagagagagagagaggaaaggagagctGATGCTAGACTggtgtatggatggatggatggagataaCTTTAGAGTTGGTTTAACTCCAGACTGGTCAGATTTTAAGGGAAGCCCTTTGGCTCAAATCTGCTCTCATCTGATTATAGACTGCTCTTCGCATCTGGATAAGAGCTCAAAgggtggggagagagagggagagaaagagagagagagagagagagagagagagagagagagagagagagagagagagagcagagagagagagcagagagagagaaagagagagggaagcTGTGTGGGTAAGGGGTTCATGAGTGTGGCCTAGACATCATTTGAATCCTGGATACTGTCCACTGAGTGACCTTTCATTACTGTGGACGGCTGAAATCCAACCTGCTGCTGATGATCACACATTTGATTCACATCTAACTTCA harbors:
- the gnb3a gene encoding guanine nucleotide-binding protein G(I)/G(S)/G(T) subunit beta-3a, whose protein sequence is MGELAQLRKEVENLKDQIAAARKSVQDSTLQDSVSSTASLSKVQLKSKKTLRGHLSKIYAMQWGSDSKLCVSASQDGKMIVWDTYSTNKVNAIPLKSSWVMTCAYAPSGNLVACGGLDNMCSIYNLMPKDGNIKVIRELAAHTGYLASCRFLSDTEIITCSGDCTACLWDIETGEQKTIFAGHIGDCMSLALSPDMNYFISGSCDYTAKLWDIRAGQCKQTFYGHESDINAIGFFPNGNAVITGSDDSSCKLYDLRSDQELTTYSDSSLMSGVTSLAPSLSGRLLLAGYDDFTCNIWDMLKTERVGTLSGHDNRVSCLGVTPDGMALCTGSWDSFLKIWN